A genomic segment from Mycosarcoma maydis chromosome 13, whole genome shotgun sequence encodes:
- a CDS encoding uncharacterized protein (related to DNA-directed RNA polymerase II regulator) — translation MSYPNANGAGPGATAAGSSSRSKRELIDRVRYPNPIPVPPYPPKLVKIRTEPSRYANPHFADRLASQQPIPLMVDVHAGMPIDLANFQNLWEGDLSEVVVPAQAKLEPKHLDDADAFLLQDFAANLPPTASSNSTSGAIGLITSLKASDDPASQATLQAALQQRHVQSLGPGAKAALAADDVTWLRRTEYLSAQQKNAQQQVHKPKVTERIDVSRQAQLAKIQNSFTDAQKPLSSLVHPHKKGVKAEKVFDFLPDPETWATDYQVVRFIDHPGRIINGVPQPDPRLDVALLRPVNAADGEQRVSYYLPAGEHVPEDPEAPMTLIDNRDIEENNARRLRKRRRTGKFPVPPEAGDDDDDIDDENRPEPKLLKKDYATPFKLSRDYVPKDSTESAHDVLLLTLDDGIPDVDPDADVDPIKGIKSAPAQTEDEDDLFGEDDDDAQDGADSRLDSTLPPQSEFERQKRSRRSAATKGKERSEQPDGQGLTSESRPKARAYYHKVGMRFTLRVWRSRFANNEKLRNRDRRYPGKWDAIILSNRELQENEKLRRLHARSQVDDVGELEPYEPEDEFEEALVQDEAAEVTSNRAAEHLFEERDEAVERADGHVDATARSRASDEDDQVDEQINDDGEDDRSDDDEDEDDDEDGTVDGDEELAALRAEAGEAGQVLGQDVGGGGRQSRTRRAAAAPSESDTLAAARDVEDD, via the coding sequence ATGTCATATCCCAACGCCAACGGGGCTGGGCCTGGAGCTACCGCTGCTGGCTCCAGTTCGCGCTCCAAGCGTGAGCTCATCGACCGCGTCCGATATCCTAACCCAATCCCGGTTCCGCCTTACCCGCCAAAGCTCGTCAAAATTCGCACAGAGCCTTCTAGATATGCCAATCCTCACTTTGCAGACCGCCTCGCAAGCCAGCAGCCCATTCCGCTCATGGTCGACGTCCATGCTGGTATGCCCATCGACCTCGCCAATTTTCAAAACCTTTGGGAAGGCGATCTTTCCGAAGTGGTCGTCCCcgctcaagccaagctcgaaccCAAACACCTTGACGACGCAGACGCCTTTCTGCTTCAAGACTTTGCTGCCAACCTTCCTCCTACAGCCTCTTCTAACTCAACTTCGGGAGCTATCGGTCTCATCACCTCTTTGAAAGCATCCGACGATCCAGCTTCACAAGCAACTCTTCAAGCCGCcctccagcagcgccacgTACAATCCCTTGGCCCCGGCGCCAAGGCTGCACTGGCAGCCGACGATGTCACTTGGCTTCGAAGGACAGAGTATCTCAGCGCACAGCAGAAGAATGCTCAGCAACAGGTTCACAAACCCAAAGTCACAGAGCGCATCGATGTCTCGCGCCAAGCGCAGCTCGCAAAAATCCAAAATTCCTTTACCGACGCACAAAAGCCGCTCTCGAGCCTTGTCCATCCTCATAAAAAGGGCGTCAAGGCCGAAAAGGTCTTTGACTTCCTCCCAGACCCAGAGACGTGGGCTACAGACTACCAAGTTGTCCGCTTCATTGACCATCCTGGCCGCATCATCAACGGCGTTCCCCAACCCGATCCGCGTCTTGATGTTGCTCTCCTCCGCCCTGTCAATGCTGCGGATGGTGAACAGCGTGTTTCATACTACCTTCCTGCAGGAGAACATGTCCCCGAGGACCCCGAGGCGCCTATGACCCTCATCGACAACCGTGACATCGAGGAGAACAACGCTCGTAGACTTCGCAAGAGGAGAAGGACAGGCAAGTTCCCCGTCCCACCCGAAGCgggcgacgacgacgacgatatCGACGACGAAAATCGTCccgagccaaagctgctcaagaaggaTTACGCTACGCCATTTAAGCTTTCGCGCGACTACGTGCCCAAAGATAGCACAGAGAGCGCTCACGACGTTCTTCTCCTCACCTTGGACGACGGAATTCCCGATGTCGACCCAGAtgccgacgtcgatccCATCAAAGGTATCAAGTCTGCCCCCGCCCAAACcgaagatgaggatgaTCTGTTTGgcgaagatgacgacgatgctcaGGATGGCGCTGACAGTCGCCTAGACTCGACCCTTCCTCCGCAATCCGAATTCGAACGTCAAAAGCGATCCAGGAGATCCGCGGCTACCAAAGGCAAGGAACGAAGCGAGCAGCCCGATGGTCAAGGTCTCACCAGCGAGTCTCGTCCCAAAGCACGTGCCTACTATCACAAGGTTGGTATGCGATTCACTCTTCGTGTCTGGCGTTCCAGGTTCGCCAACAATGAAAAACTGCGCaaccgagatcgacgataCCCAGGCAAGTGGGATGCCATCATTCTTTCCAACCGCGAACTGCAAGAAAACGAAAAGCTGCGAAGATTGCATGCGCGCAGCCAGGTTGATGACGTTGGGGAGCTTGAGCCTTACGAGCCTGAAGACGAGTTTGAAGAAGCGTTGGTTCAAGACGAGGCTGCCGAGGTTACCTCAAAtcgtgctgctgagcaCCTCTTCGAAGAGCGTGACGAGGCCGTAGAGCGGGCAGATGGCCATGTCGATGCCACCGCTCGAAGCCGCGCAagcgacgaagatgacCAGGTTGACGAACAGATcaatgatgatggcgaggatgaCCGtagcgatgacgatgaagacgaagacgacgatgaggacggTACAGTCGACGGAGACGAGGAGCTTGCGGCTCTACGCGCAGAAGCCGGTGAAGCGGGTCAAGTCCTCGGCCAGGATgttggaggtggtggacgaCAATCGCGCACTCGACGAGCCGCCGCAGCTCCTTCCGAATCAGACACCCTCGCGGCAGCCAGGGACGTGGAGGACGATTGA
- a CDS encoding putative negative regulator sulfur controller-3 — protein MVSLTTSDNEQFTVDRDVAERSVLIKQMLEDIGDTEQPIPLVNVSSNVLKKVLEYCSHHRNDPPAPADDAEESRRRTTDISDWDAKFIQVDQEMLFEIILAANYLDIKPLLDVGCKTVANMIKGKTTEEIRKLFNIQNDFSPEEEAQIRKENEWAEDR, from the exons ATGGTCAGCCTCACCACTTCGGACAACGAGCAGTTCACGGTTGATCGCGATGTCGCCGAGCGTTCGGTGCTCATCAAGCAAATGCTCGAAG ACATCGGAGACACGGAACAACCGATTCCCCTCGTGAATGTGTCTTCCAACGTGCTCAAAAAG GTCCTCGAGTACTGCTCTCATCACCGCAACGACCCACCCGCACCTGCGGACGACGCAGAAGAATCGCGCAGACGTACAACCGATATCTCGGACTGGGACGCCAAGTTCATTCAAGTTGACCAGGAGATGCTCTTCGAAATCATCCTGGCAGCAAACTACCTCGACATCAAGCCTCTCCTCGATGTCGGTTGCAAGACTGT CGCCAACATGATCAAGGGTAAGACCACCGAGGAGATCCGAAAGCTGTTCAACATCCAGAACGACTTCTCGCCAGAGGAGGAGGCACAAATCCGAAAGGAGAAC GAATGGGCCGAGGATCGTTGA
- a CDS encoding putative methylene tetrahydrofolate reductase — protein sequence MSNGIDSPLPPKGDTSWKITNKIAKAEKEGRIWWSFEYFPPRTAQGLTNLYDRIERMADLGPEFVDITWNAGGRTSDLTASLVKTVHTYIGLETCMHLTCTNMPREKIDTALKEAKEFGCRNILALRGDPPAGQSEWEPHAAGFTRAKELVEYIREQYGDYFAIAVAGFPEGHPEAIDGPELELERLKEKIEAGADFIFTQMFYDFDIFAKWVKDVRAAGINCPIIPGVMPIQTYGGFQRATARFGTLVPQYFHDALDPVRDDDQKVREIGTRLVGEMCKKIVGTGLGISGLHIYTMNLEKGSRMLLDYLGLTPSVNQVSPLPWTPSLTPKRREEKIRPIFWANRAKSYVNRTETWDEFPNGRWGDARSPAYGDVDAYGVKLRYSNEEAKEMWGAPTCLDDVKTLFQQFCAGQVKALPWSETPVARETSVISDKLAKMNQLGFLTINSQPAVDGARSDDKVHGWGPKNGYVYQKAYLEFFVSPEDLDALIARIEADPQITYHAVNSQGDMRTNTNSEAPNAVTWGVFPHCEIIQPTIVESISFLAWKDEAYEIGRNWAKVYEPTSPSRKFLEDMFNSYFLVNVVHNDFKANDSIFEPFLSASEVTSAVNGSLSGLASAVSNAAGHVTNSISSPANAISNGNASSPAPAAS from the coding sequence ATGTCCAACGGCATCGactctcctcttcctcccaAGGGCGACACCTCTTGGAAGATCACCAACAAGATCGCAAAGGCCGAAAAGGAAGGTCGCATTTGGTGGAGCTTCGAGTACTTTCCTCCTCGTACCGCCCAGGGTCTTACCAATCTCTATGATCGTATCGAGCGTATGGCCGACCTCGGCCCCGAGTTCGTCGACATCACCTGGAACGCTGGTGGTCGTACCTCGGACCTCACCGCTTCGCTGGTAAAGACCGTCCATACCTACATCGGTCTGGAGACCTGCATGCACCTCACCTGCACCAACATGCCTCGTGAGAAAATCGACACCGCACTCAAGGAGGCCAAGGAATTTGGCTGCCGTAACATTCTCGCTCTGCGAGGCGATCCTCCTGCTGGTCAGTCCGAATGGGAGCCTCACGCTGCCGGCTTTACCCGCGCCAAGGAACTCGTAGAATATATCCGCGAGCAATACGGCGACTACTTTGCCATTGCAGTCGCCGGCTTCCCCGAGGGTCACCCTGAAGCCATCGACGGGCCCGAATTGGAGCTCGAACGTCTCAAGGAAAAGATTGAAGCCGGCGCAGACTTTATCTTTACGCAGATGTTTTACGACTTTGACATTTTCGCAAAGTGGGTCAAGGACGTACGAGCTGCAGGGATCAACTGTCCAATCATCCCCGGTGTCATGCCCATCCAGACCTATGGTGGTTTCCAGCGCGCTACTGCTCGCTTCGGCACCTTGGTCCCTCAGTATTTCCATGACGCTCTCGATCCTGTCAGAGACGACGACCAAAAGGTGCGAGAGATTGGCACCCGTCTCGTCGGTGAAATGTGCAAAAAAATCGTTGGCACCGGCCTGGGCATCAGCGGCTTGCACATCTACACCATGAACCTTGAGAAAGGTTCGCGCATGCTCCTTGATTATCTCGGCCTCACACCCTCGGTCAACCAAGTCAGCCCTCTCCCTTGGACGCCTAGTCTCACTCCCAAGAGGCGCGAGGAGAAAATTCGTCCCATCTTCTGGGCCAATCGTGCAAAGAGCTACGTCAACCGTACCGAGACCTGGGACGAGTTCCCTAACGGTCGATGGGGCGACGCTCGCTCGCCTGCGTATGGCGACGTTGACGCCTACGGTGTAAAGCTACGATACTCGAACGAAGAGGCCAAAGAGATGTGGGGCGCTCCCACTTGTTTGGACGACGTCAAAACCCTCTTCCAACAGTTCTGCGCCGGCCAAGTTAAGGCTCTTCCGTGGTCCGAGACGCCCGTCGCACGCGAAACCTCGGTGATCAGCGACAAGCTTGCAAAGATGAaccagcttggcttccTCACCATCAACTCGCAGCCCGCCGTCGACGGTGCTCGTAGCGACGACAAGGTGCACGGCTGGGGTCCCAAGAACGGTTACGTCTATCAAAAAGCCTACCTCGAGTTTTTTGTCTCACCCGAGGATCTTGACGCTCTTATTGCCAGAATCGAGGCCGATCCGCAGATCACTTACCATGCCGTCAACTCGCAGGGCGACATGcgcaccaacaccaactCGGAAGCTCCTAATGCCGTCACCTGGGGTGTCTTCCCGCACTGTGAGATCATCCAGCCGACCATCGTCGAGTCCATCTCATTCCTGGCATGGAAGGACGAGGCGTACGAGATCGGAAGGAACTGGGCCAAGGTGTACGAGCCTACATCGCCATCACGCAAGTTCCTTGAAGACATGTTCAACAGCTACTTCCTTGTCAATGTGGTGCACAATGACTTCAAAGCCAACGACTCGATCTTTGAACCCTTCCTCAGCGCTTCGGAGGTCACATCGGCCGTCAATGGCTCGCTTTCTGGCTTGGCTTCCGCCGTCAGCAACGCAGCCGGGCATGTGACCAACTCGATTTCTTCGCCTGCCAATGCCATCTCGAACGGCAATGCCTCTTCTCCTGCTCCCGCAGCCTCCTGA